The nucleotide sequence CTTCTTCAATTACCGATGCGACATCGTTCTCCCTCTCACCCTACGAATCCAGAACCCGCCGTGGATGGTCTTCGAATCGTTGGCCACCACAAAAGCTTGCGGTTCCAGTTCTTTGATGGTCTGGTACAGCTTCAGTTCTCGTTTTTTCGGCGTCAGAATCTGCAGCGAACGGCGTGGTCCTTCGTGTCCGTTCGTTTCCCAGTCCGTGACCCCGTAGCCTTTTTCACGCAATTGTTTCGATAAGTGATCCGAGTTTTCCGGAGACACCACCGTTGCGGTAACATAACCGAGCGAAATCTTGTCTTCGATCATCGAACCGACAATGACACCGGCACCAAAACCGACCGCATACGAAATCAGATTTTGGATCTCTGAAATGTTCTCGAGTACAAGCCCCAGCCCTAAAATATTGATGATGACTTCGATAATCGATAAGCCAGCAGCCAAGTAGCGGTAGCCTTTCATCATCAAGATCATCCGGACCGTCGACAAGGTCACATAAACGATGCTGATCAAGAAAATAATGATTACCAATACAATAGGATTCATGCCCAAATTGAAACCCTTCTTCCTGATAGTTTATATTTTCCATTTTTATTTTTAGGATATGGTACTTTTCCCTATCAAAATGGAATTAAACATAGCAGAATCTTATCTTTTAGACTGATGGACTCAAAATAAAAAACCGCCTGAAATTCCGGCGGTTAAAAGTAAAATCGACTATTTGCTTTTAGTGAATACTACTTTGTTCAAGCCCGAAATTTCAATGCGGTCTCCATTGCTAAATGTTTGGGTTACGCTTGTTACATAATAAGGCTCTTTTTTCGCTGACAGCATTTCATTAACCACCAAACTATAACCTCGCCAAGCGACTAAATTTCCTGCACCGCTTGGCGTAGTGACTCGGTATCTGCCTGCTGCGATATCTTTGCCCACTGTCCAGTTGCCTGCATGCAATGTATTCGATTTTACATTGGTGACTTTCGTAAACTGAACACTGTCGAGACTTAATATTTCAATTTTATCTCCTTTTTTGATATCAGTCGTCACCATCTGGACTCCCCAATCTTCGTTGGGACCAGCAAGAATTTCATTGATATACAAATCACCCGTTGCGGGTGTTATGAACAAGTTGCCTGCACCGGATTTAGTCGTAATTTTATAACGGCCCGCTGCAATATGCGTGCCTCCTTTCCAAGTACCTGCAGACAGGGTTTTCACATACGGAACAGTAACCGTTGCCGTAACCGTTTTGCCGTTCGCTGTCGTCGCCGTAATCTTAGCCGATCCGGCACCGACTGCTTTTACGACGCCTTTACTGTCGACAGTGGCAACTTTAGCATTCGAGGTTTTCCATTTCAGTGATTTGTTTGTTGTGGTGCTCGGACTGATTGAAGCTTTTAACGCATAGGTTTTTCCAGCGGCCAATGTAAGGCTTGTTTTATCCAGCTTTACGGATTGCGCTGCAATCGGAGAGGTGACTGTCACTTTTGCAGTTGCCACTTTGCCTCCGCTCACTGAGGCGGTAATTGTTGCGGTACCTTTGGCTTTGCCAATAATTTTCCCTTTAGCGTCAACTGTAGCAATTTTAGCATTGGAACTCTTCCACGTAACAGTTTTAGGCGTACTGTCTACTGGGGAAACAGTCGCCGTTAATGTAATCGCTTGTCCCGCAACAACGGATACACTGGCTTTATTCAATTTTACTGTTTTCGCAGAAACCGTTACCGCCAATGTTTTGGCTATTGCCGGATTAGCTTTTGCAGTAGCGGTAATGACAGCTTTGCCGCTAACGATTCCTTTAATGGTACCTTTCGCATCAACCGTTGCTGCTTTAGGGTTGGAGCTTTTCCAAATGACGGTCGAATCTGCCACATTTGCTGGCGCAATAGTCGCTGCTACTTTATAGGTTTGATTTGTCGCAATTGCTAAAGAAGCCTTACTCAATTTCAACCCGCTTGGCAATACCTTATCAGCTACATCAGTGTTAGTACCTCCCGAAGTATCAGCAAATACTGTCGCCCCATTGCCAAATAGCAACAAGCTAGCCAAAACAAGAAACAAGAAGCTTTTCTTCAAAACATTTCTCTCCACTCAGTCACCTTCTTTCTTATGAATAAATTGATGAATAATCAACCAAAATATGGTTGCTCCTTTTCTTTATTATAGTTATTACGCCTTAACGTGAATGAGTTTATCTACCTATCTTTTAAAATAAGAAAGAAAAACCCTTTTCCGGAGAGAATTAGTGGATTCTCGGAAAAGGGTTAATGCAAATTGTAGAGTGTCAATTGAAATTAGACGGTCTGATTCCGTTTCGGATGTGGCTGCGTGATATCTACTGCATATACTTTAATGCGGTTGACCATTAAATCACGGATGCCGTATATCGGCCGCTCGTTTGCCTGCACGTTGCTAATATACGCATTCATCTGATC is from Planococcus liqunii and encodes:
- a CDS encoding DUF2179 domain-containing protein, with product MNPIVLVIIIFLISIVYVTLSTVRMILMMKGYRYLAAGLSIIEVIINILGLGLVLENISEIQNLISYAVGFGAGVIVGSMIEDKISLGYVTATVVSPENSDHLSKQLREKGYGVTDWETNGHEGPRRSLQILTPKKRELKLYQTIKELEPQAFVVANDSKTIHGGFWIRRVRGRTMSHR
- a CDS encoding Ig-like domain-containing protein; its protein translation is MERNVLKKSFLFLVLASLLLFGNGATVFADTSGGTNTDVADKVLPSGLKLSKASLAIATNQTYKVAATIAPANVADSTVIWKSSNPKAATVDAKGTIKGIVSGKAVITATAKANPAIAKTLAVTVSAKTVKLNKASVSVVAGQAITLTATVSPVDSTPKTVTWKSSNAKIATVDAKGKIIGKAKGTATITASVSGGKVATAKVTVTSPIAAQSVKLDKTSLTLAAGKTYALKASISPSTTTNKSLKWKTSNAKVATVDSKGVVKAVGAGSAKITATTANGKTVTATVTVPYVKTLSAGTWKGGTHIAAGRYKITTKSGAGNLFITPATGDLYINEILAGPNEDWGVQMVTTDIKKGDKIEILSLDSVQFTKVTNVKSNTLHAGNWTVGKDIAAGRYRVTTPSGAGNLVAWRGYSLVVNEMLSAKKEPYYVTSVTQTFSNGDRIEISGLNKVVFTKSK